The following proteins are encoded in a genomic region of Arcobacter cloacae:
- the gatB gene encoding Asp-tRNA(Asn)/Glu-tRNA(Gln) amidotransferase subunit GatB, whose translation MFEVIIGLEVHAQLNTNSKLFCSCATSFGEEPNTNVCPTCLGLPGALPVLNKEAVHKAIMLGTALKAKINQKSVFNRKNYFYPDLPSGYQISQFEVPVVGLGELVIDFPDGRQKTIGVTRAHLENDAGKNIHAGNASHVDLNRAGTPLLEIVSEPDMRSAEEAVLYLKKLHSIVRYLGISDANMQEGSFRCDVNVSIRPKGDTNLYTRCEIKNMNSFRFIEKAIHYEVNRHIEAWEDGVHSTEIVQETRLFDPSTGETRSMRGKEDAADYRYFPDPDLLPLIITDEMIAEYSKIPELPDEKKERFVKEYGLKEYDASVITSSLEMANFFDEMMSEGISAKNATTWLTVELQGRLKEGATIEDSPVKSKTLATLVKRIEDNTISGKAAKEVLDYLMENSEDVDSVIEKLGLKQVSDDGALLTIIDEILNANQDKVAEYKAGKEKMFGFFVGQAMKASKGSANPNKINDLLKERLS comes from the coding sequence ATGTTTGAAGTAATAATTGGATTAGAAGTTCACGCACAATTAAACACAAATAGTAAACTATTTTGTTCTTGTGCTACAAGCTTTGGAGAAGAACCAAATACAAATGTATGTCCAACATGTTTAGGATTACCAGGAGCATTACCTGTTTTAAATAAAGAGGCTGTTCATAAAGCAATTATGCTAGGAACTGCTTTAAAAGCAAAAATAAATCAAAAATCAGTTTTTAATAGAAAAAACTATTTCTATCCAGATTTACCAAGTGGTTATCAAATTTCTCAATTTGAAGTTCCAGTTGTTGGACTTGGAGAATTAGTTATTGATTTTCCAGATGGAAGACAAAAAACAATAGGTGTAACAAGAGCACACTTAGAAAATGATGCTGGAAAAAATATCCATGCTGGAAATGCTTCACATGTGGATTTAAATAGAGCAGGAACACCATTACTTGAAATTGTTAGTGAGCCTGATATGAGAAGTGCTGAAGAGGCTGTTTTATATCTAAAAAAACTTCACTCAATTGTAAGATATTTAGGTATTAGTGATGCTAATATGCAAGAAGGGTCTTTTAGATGTGACGTAAATGTTTCGATTAGACCAAAAGGTGATACAAATCTTTATACAAGATGTGAAATCAAAAATATGAACTCTTTTAGATTTATTGAAAAAGCAATTCATTACGAAGTAAACAGACATATTGAAGCGTGGGAAGATGGAGTTCACTCAACTGAAATCGTACAAGAAACAAGACTTTTTGACCCATCAACTGGTGAAACAAGAAGTATGAGAGGAAAAGAAGATGCAGCTGATTATAGATATTTCCCAGACCCAGACCTTTTACCTTTAATCATTACAGATGAGATGATAGCTGAGTATTCAAAAATTCCTGAACTTCCAGATGAGAAAAAAGAGAGATTTGTAAAAGAGTATGGACTAAAAGAGTATGACGCTTCAGTTATTACATCATCTCTTGAAATGGCAAATTTCTTTGATGAAATGATGAGCGAAGGAATCAGTGCTAAAAATGCAACAACATGGTTAACTGTTGAATTACAAGGAAGATTAAAAGAGGGTGCAACAATAGAAGATTCACCTGTAAAATCTAAAACATTAGCAACTCTTGTAAAAAGAATTGAAGATAATACAATTTCAGGAAAAGCAGCAAAAGAAGTTTTAGATTATTTAATGGAAAATAGTGAAGATGTTGATTCTGTTATTGAAAAATTAGGTTTAAAACAAGTTTCTGATGATGGAGCATTATTAACTATTATTGATGAAATTTTAAATGCAAATCAAGATAAAGTAGCTGAATATAAAGCTGGTAAAGAAAAAATGTTTGGATTCTTCGTTGGGCAAGCCATGAAAGCTAGTAAAGGAAGTGCAAATCCAAATAAAATCAATGATTTATTAAAAGAAAGATTATCATAA
- a CDS encoding YhdH/YhfP family quinone oxidoreductase — protein sequence MKAFVVEKTEDKEFISEVKDLPIPKCQSKDEIVIKVTYSSLNYKDALSSIGNPGVTRNFPHITGIDVAGTVYETTSTIFKTGERVLVTGYDLGMNTDGGHAQFVKVPASWVARIPDAITEKEIMTFGTAGLTAALSINELISNHIKPESGEILVTGATGGVGSIAVSILSKLGYNVIAISGKSEKYEYLKRIGATEVISREEFLSTSTKPLLAEKYAGVVDTVGGDILAAALKQIKYDGVATCCGLTSSHELNTNVFPFILRGVRLIGIDSVECKLEKKQAAWEKLASRWKINTLTNMTNEISLYEIKEAYEQLLSGKAVGRYVVKISE from the coding sequence ATGAAAGCTTTTGTAGTTGAAAAAACTGAAGATAAAGAGTTTATTTCAGAAGTAAAAGATTTACCTATTCCAAAATGCCAAAGCAAAGATGAAATAGTTATAAAAGTAACTTATTCATCTTTAAATTATAAAGATGCTCTAAGTTCAATAGGAAATCCAGGAGTAACAAGAAATTTTCCACACATTACAGGAATTGATGTAGCTGGAACTGTATATGAAACAACATCAACTATTTTTAAAACAGGTGAAAGAGTTTTAGTTACAGGTTATGATTTAGGAATGAATACAGATGGTGGACATGCACAATTTGTAAAAGTTCCAGCATCTTGGGTTGCTAGAATTCCTGATGCTATTACTGAAAAAGAGATTATGACATTTGGAACAGCTGGTTTAACAGCAGCTTTAAGTATAAATGAACTAATTAGTAATCATATAAAACCAGAAAGTGGTGAAATATTAGTAACAGGTGCAACAGGAGGAGTAGGTTCTATTGCTGTTTCAATTTTAAGCAAATTAGGATATAACGTAATTGCAATATCTGGTAAAAGTGAAAAATATGAATACCTAAAAAGAATAGGTGCAACAGAAGTTATCTCAAGAGAAGAGTTTTTATCAACATCAACAAAACCTTTATTAGCTGAAAAATATGCAGGAGTTGTTGACACAGTTGGTGGGGATATTCTAGCAGCTGCATTAAAACAGATAAAATACGATGGTGTAGCAACTTGTTGTGGATTAACTTCATCTCATGAGTTAAATACAAATGTTTTTCCATTTATTTTAAGAGGTGTTAGACTAATAGGAATTGATTCTGTTGAGTGTAAATTAGAGAAAAAACAAGCTGCTTGGGAAAAACTAGCGAGTAGATGGAAAATAAACACTTTAACAAATATGACAAATGAAATTTCACTTTATGAGATAAAAGAGGCTTATGAACAACTTCTTTCAGGAAAAGCTGTAGGAAGATATGTAGTTAAAATTTCGGAGTAG
- a CDS encoding energy transducer TonB — MNKFIILLSFLFVLLLHLFLFLYYKNHQIYKTQTTNTKNPIEINLSKVNIEKNIEKTEEIVKKIEPIKEKKIEKKQENIPKTEKIKPKNNPKIEEKQENISKTEEKKESVQTNQINFVENPKDELEEQKLIDEYGTKLRVEISKNKIYPNISKKLKEQGIVIINFKVDKSGLFFDIKLVSSSNKNRLDEAAINTIIETKKYKPFDENIKKEYLEFNLPLEYLLN, encoded by the coding sequence ATGAATAAATTTATAATTTTACTATCTTTTCTATTTGTATTATTACTACATCTATTTTTATTTCTTTACTATAAAAACCATCAAATTTACAAAACCCAAACAACAAACACAAAAAATCCAATAGAAATAAATCTATCCAAAGTTAATATTGAAAAAAATATAGAAAAAACAGAAGAAATAGTTAAAAAAATAGAACCTATCAAAGAAAAAAAAATTGAAAAAAAACAAGAAAATATACCTAAAACAGAAAAGATAAAACCAAAAAATAATCCTAAAATAGAAGAAAAACAAGAGAATATATCAAAAACTGAAGAAAAAAAAGAGAGTGTTCAAACTAATCAAATAAATTTTGTAGAAAATCCAAAAGATGAGTTGGAAGAACAAAAACTCATAGATGAATATGGAACAAAATTAAGAGTTGAAATAAGTAAAAATAAAATCTATCCAAATATTTCTAAAAAACTAAAAGAACAAGGCATTGTAATAATTAATTTTAAAGTAGATAAATCAGGACTCTTTTTTGATATAAAATTAGTCTCTTCAAGTAATAAAAATAGATTAGATGAAGCTGCAATAAATACTATAATTGAAACAAAAAAATATAAACCTTTTGATGAAAATATCAAAAAAGAGTATTTAGAATTTAATTTACCTTTAGAATATTTACTCAACTAA
- a CDS encoding FAD-binding and (Fe-S)-binding domain-containing protein, protein MLESRYQQFYDEISTKISKDKIFTDKLHTLAYGTDASFYRLIPKIVIKADNAKEVQDIIELSNSMNLSITFRAAGTSLSGQAISDSILIITSRNFSNFKIASDASFISLQPALTGAQANGLLARYSKKIGPDPASINAAMIGGIAANNASGMCCGISQNSYKTLKSMKLIFADGTKLDTACNESKDAFRKSHKEFLEQLKEFSRETKSNEELRAKIEKKFKIKNTCGYSINALIDFDDEFEILQHLIIGSEGTLAFIEEITYYTVEDLKDKASALIYFKDMKEACNAVTKLKLARDSNQIVVDAVELMDRAALKSIENDPVMPKFIKDFDYEVTALLIETRALNDEKLDIQIKQIEELLKEFEVKREIYFTKDEYEYTLYWKIRKGLFPAVGAVRVTGTTVIIEDVAYPIECLAEATLELQGLFKKYDYSEALIFGHALEGNFHFVFTQDFSDAKEVKRYDDLMNEVVNSVALKYQGSLKAEHGTGRNMAAFVEVEWGLDAYIIMKKIKSLFDPKGLLNPGVIINDDKEAHLKNLKTLPATNEIVDKCIECGFCEPTCPSNELTLTPRQRIVINREISRLEHLGNTKEANEYKKLYQYDGIETCATCSLCSSACPVKIDTGSLTKHLRAEQLTPGVKSIANFVANNFSATLKGVRFGLHSANFMHKVLGTASMETFTKTMRDLSRKSLPKWSVTMPKGTNINLNFEQKVRDKKVVYFPSCITRSMGLNDVSKEEKQLFNVTVEILQKAGYQIIFPKDLSNLCCGMPFSSKGFIEASNTKSSQLEDALLYASEFGEYPILCDTSPCTKKMMESFSHKLDIYEPIEFALEFLTKDLEFTPINEPITIHTTCSSRKMGLEDKFKKLANLCSTTVIIPSDVKCCGFAGDRGFNFPELNKSALRYLKEQTAGAKMAFSTSKTCEIGLSDESGLDYNSIFYLINRVTKAKNI, encoded by the coding sequence ATGTTAGAAAGCAGATACCAACAATTTTACGATGAAATTTCAACTAAAATTTCAAAAGATAAAATATTCACAGATAAACTTCATACTTTAGCATATGGAACTGATGCCTCTTTTTATAGGTTAATCCCAAAAATAGTAATCAAAGCTGATAATGCAAAAGAGGTTCAAGATATTATAGAATTATCAAACTCTATGAATTTAAGTATAACTTTTAGAGCAGCAGGAACTTCACTTTCTGGTCAAGCAATTAGTGATTCTATTTTGATTATAACTTCAAGAAATTTCTCAAACTTTAAAATTGCAAGCGATGCTAGTTTTATTTCCCTTCAACCAGCACTTACAGGTGCACAAGCAAATGGTTTACTTGCACGTTATTCTAAAAAAATAGGACCTGATCCAGCTAGTATAAATGCAGCTATGATTGGAGGAATTGCAGCAAATAATGCCTCAGGAATGTGCTGTGGAATTTCACAGAACTCATATAAAACTCTTAAATCAATGAAGTTAATCTTTGCAGATGGAACAAAACTTGATACAGCCTGTAATGAGAGTAAAGATGCTTTTAGAAAAAGTCATAAAGAGTTTTTAGAACAATTAAAAGAGTTTTCACGTGAAACAAAATCGAATGAAGAGTTAAGAGCAAAAATAGAGAAAAAGTTTAAAATCAAAAACACTTGTGGTTACTCAATAAATGCTTTAATTGATTTTGATGATGAATTTGAGATTTTACAACATCTAATAATTGGAAGTGAGGGAACATTAGCATTTATAGAAGAGATTACTTACTATACAGTTGAAGATTTAAAAGATAAAGCAAGTGCTTTGATTTATTTTAAAGATATGAAAGAAGCTTGTAATGCAGTAACTAAATTAAAACTAGCAAGAGATTCAAATCAAATTGTAGTTGATGCGGTTGAACTTATGGATAGAGCTGCTTTAAAAAGTATAGAAAACGACCCCGTTATGCCAAAATTTATAAAAGATTTTGATTATGAAGTAACAGCACTTTTAATAGAAACAAGAGCTTTAAATGATGAAAAACTAGATATTCAAATTAAACAAATCGAAGAACTACTAAAAGAATTTGAAGTAAAAAGAGAAATTTATTTCACAAAAGATGAATATGAATATACTCTTTATTGGAAAATAAGAAAAGGCTTATTCCCAGCAGTTGGAGCTGTAAGAGTTACGGGTACAACTGTTATTATCGAAGATGTTGCATATCCTATTGAGTGTTTAGCTGAAGCTACACTTGAACTTCAAGGATTATTTAAAAAATATGATTATAGTGAAGCTTTGATTTTTGGTCATGCTTTAGAAGGAAATTTTCACTTTGTATTTACACAAGATTTCTCAGATGCAAAAGAAGTAAAAAGATATGATGACTTGATGAATGAAGTTGTTAATTCAGTTGCTTTAAAATATCAAGGAAGCTTAAAAGCAGAACATGGAACTGGACGAAATATGGCTGCTTTTGTTGAAGTAGAGTGGGGATTAGATGCTTATATTATAATGAAAAAAATCAAATCTTTGTTCGACCCAAAAGGTTTATTAAATCCTGGTGTTATAATAAATGATGACAAAGAAGCTCACCTTAAAAATCTAAAAACACTACCTGCTACAAATGAAATTGTTGATAAATGTATTGAGTGTGGATTTTGTGAACCAACTTGTCCTTCAAATGAATTAACTTTAACACCAAGACAAAGAATTGTAATAAATAGAGAAATTTCAAGACTTGAGCATTTAGGAAATACAAAAGAGGCAAATGAGTATAAAAAGCTTTATCAATATGATGGAATAGAAACTTGTGCAACATGTAGTTTATGCTCAAGTGCCTGTCCTGTAAAAATTGATACGGGAAGTTTAACAAAACATTTAAGAGCAGAACAACTAACTCCTGGGGTAAAATCAATTGCAAATTTTGTAGCAAATAATTTTAGTGCAACATTAAAAGGTGTTAGATTTGGTCTTCATAGTGCAAACTTTATGCATAAAGTTTTAGGAACAGCTAGTATGGAAACCTTTACTAAAACTATGAGAGATTTAAGTAGAAAGTCTCTTCCTAAATGGTCTGTTACTATGCCAAAAGGAACAAATATAAATCTTAATTTTGAACAAAAAGTAAGAGATAAAAAAGTTGTGTATTTCCCTTCATGTATCACAAGAAGCATGGGATTAAATGATGTCTCAAAAGAGGAAAAACAATTATTTAATGTAACAGTTGAGATTTTACAAAAAGCTGGTTACCAAATAATTTTTCCAAAAGATTTATCAAATCTTTGCTGTGGAATGCCTTTTTCTTCTAAAGGTTTTATTGAAGCTTCAAATACAAAATCATCACAATTAGAAGATGCTTTATTATATGCAAGTGAATTTGGTGAATATCCAATTTTATGTGATACAAGTCCTTGTACAAAAAAGATGATGGAGAGTTTTTCACATAAACTTGATATTTATGAACCAATAGAGTTTGCTTTAGAGTTCTTGACAAAAGATTTAGAGTTTACACCTATAAATGAGCCAATTACAATCCATACAACTTGTAGTTCAAGAAAAATGGGTCTTGAAGATAAGTTTAAAAAATTAGCGAATTTATGCTCAACAACAGTAATTATTCCATCAGATGTAAAATGCTGTGGATTCGCAGGTGATAGAGGATTTAATTTTCCTGAATTAAACAAATCAGCCCTAAGATATTTAAAAGAGCAAACAGCTGGCGCTAAAATGGCATTTTCGACAAGTAAAACTTGTGAAATTGGATTAAGTGATGAATCAGGACTTGATTATAACTCTATTTTTTATCTAATAAACAGAGTTACTAAGGCTAAAAACATATAA
- a CDS encoding OmpA family protein: MSLARKIIFLLLFFLLLNIYSIYGFDYNEYFEKKGDTISFVKKEESYFDKVINLFKQEEESKYFELVLEKKNGIVEMNGVFSNQSDADKIADLLDINKEGDYKFEDKVMIDENLLTELTKLIPPFKDFFSDDSKIIVVNNEVILKGQLKDANYKELLNTIISRMNIDVKNELSDEIKVENIALNNEEQKIEEKIETNVVEEVVESKVVDVKSQIEELQSKINNLLQQRKITFERRSTELTTDSKSVVEDIAKILNEYSTFNLEVAGHTDSRGNDDLNKKISQDRANSVKKLLISFGVNENRIKAVGYGEEFPIAKDDENGLSEINRRVEFNILGE; encoded by the coding sequence ATGTCTCTTGCTCGTAAAATTATTTTTTTACTTCTATTTTTTCTTCTTTTAAATATTTATTCAATTTATGGATTTGATTATAATGAGTATTTTGAAAAAAAAGGTGACACTATATCTTTTGTTAAAAAAGAAGAGAGCTATTTTGATAAAGTAATTAATTTATTTAAACAAGAAGAAGAGAGTAAATATTTTGAACTTGTTCTTGAAAAGAAAAATGGTATTGTTGAAATGAATGGAGTATTTTCAAATCAGTCTGATGCCGATAAAATTGCAGATTTATTAGATATAAATAAAGAGGGTGATTATAAGTTTGAAGACAAAGTAATGATTGATGAAAATTTACTAACAGAATTAACAAAATTAATTCCTCCTTTTAAAGATTTTTTTTCTGATGATTCGAAGATAATTGTTGTAAATAATGAAGTGATATTAAAAGGACAGTTAAAAGATGCTAATTATAAAGAACTGTTAAATACTATTATTTCAAGAATGAATATTGATGTTAAAAATGAATTAAGTGATGAAATAAAAGTTGAAAATATTGCTTTAAATAATGAAGAACAAAAAATTGAAGAAAAAATTGAAACAAACGTTGTTGAAGAAGTAGTTGAAAGTAAAGTAGTTGATGTAAAATCACAAATTGAAGAACTACAATCAAAGATAAATAATCTTTTACAGCAAAGAAAGATTACTTTTGAAAGAAGAAGTACAGAACTTACTACTGATTCAAAATCTGTTGTTGAAGATATTGCAAAAATTTTAAATGAATATTCTACTTTTAATTTAGAAGTTGCTGGACATACGGATTCAAGAGGAAATGATGATTTAAATAAAAAAATTTCTCAAGATAGAGCAAATAGTGTGAAAAAACTATTAATATCTTTTGGAGTTAATGAAAATAGAATAAAAGCTGTAGGTTATGGTGAAGAATTCCCTATTGCTAAAGATGATGAAAATGGTTTATCAGAAATAAATAGAAGAGTAGAATTTAATATTTTAGGAGAGTAG
- a CDS encoding NAD(P)H-dependent glycerol-3-phosphate dehydrogenase yields MKEKSIAVIGAGKWGLSLHFALSQRQKCLITSRTKRDIKNFVDLQTALDCDYLVIAIPAQEIRSWLKENFVFKGQKILVASKGIEASSGQFLNEIYADFVPDENIGFISGPSFAAEVIKGLPCALVINTISKKLYVEFEVCFPDFIKTYYSSDVIGAEVAGAYKNVLAIASGICEGLNLGKNAQASLIARGLVEMQRFGKHFGADESSFLGLSGAGDLFLTASSTMSRNFRVGLGLANDKNLDEILKELGEVAEGVKTSIAIKELSKKHNIYTPIANEVYHIINGKNPKDSLRDLLKN; encoded by the coding sequence ATGAAAGAGAAATCTATTGCAGTAATTGGTGCAGGGAAATGGGGATTATCTCTTCATTTTGCACTAAGCCAAAGACAAAAATGTTTAATAACATCAAGAACTAAAAGAGATATTAAAAATTTTGTTGATTTACAAACTGCTTTAGATTGTGACTATTTAGTAATAGCAATTCCTGCTCAAGAAATAAGAAGTTGGCTAAAAGAAAACTTCGTATTTAAAGGGCAAAAAATACTTGTAGCTTCAAAAGGAATTGAAGCATCAAGTGGACAATTTTTAAATGAAATTTATGCTGATTTTGTACCAGATGAAAATATAGGTTTTATTTCAGGACCATCATTTGCAGCTGAAGTTATCAAAGGACTTCCATGTGCTTTAGTAATAAATACTATTTCAAAAAAACTTTATGTAGAGTTTGAAGTTTGTTTTCCAGATTTTATAAAAACCTACTATAGTTCTGATGTAATAGGTGCTGAAGTAGCAGGAGCTTATAAAAATGTACTAGCAATTGCAAGTGGAATTTGTGAAGGATTAAATCTTGGGAAAAATGCACAAGCTTCACTAATTGCAAGAGGTTTAGTAGAGATGCAAAGATTTGGTAAACATTTTGGAGCAGATGAATCATCTTTTTTAGGATTAAGTGGTGCAGGAGATCTATTTTTAACAGCTAGTTCAACTATGAGTAGAAATTTTAGAGTTGGTTTAGGTCTTGCAAATGATAAAAATCTTGATGAAATTTTAAAAGAATTAGGAGAAGTTGCAGAGGGTGTAAAAACATCTATAGCAATAAAAGAACTATCAAAAAAACACAATATCTATACTCCAATAGCAAATGAAGTTTATCACATAATAAATGGGAAAAATCCAAAAGATAGTTTAAGAGATTTATTAAAAAATTAA
- a CDS encoding peptidyl-prolyl cis-trans isomerase has translation MYKFFLSLIMGSSLAYASMINGIAITVNDDPITIYDIDRTMAVNKITKNEAVSYLIDKTLYDQVIAENNITADIFDINEYIEKLAASNGMDIYTFKSVVKQKYPDYSIFENEAKESVLRQKLIQKLVKGQLAIATEEDMQLYYEKNINSFSTAKSFEVVQYTSKNKAALTQTLKNPMSVSSEVQRSPITLETQSLQAQMQYLLNETKVNTFTPIFTANKQFVALFIKGKNGVTALPYESVKAKIFNDIMMEREKKYLKEYFEKQKLTADIKIVR, from the coding sequence ATGTATAAATTTTTTTTATCGCTAATAATGGGTTCAAGTCTTGCTTATGCATCAATGATAAATGGTATTGCCATAACAGTAAATGACGATCCAATCACTATTTATGATATAGACAGAACAATGGCTGTTAATAAAATAACTAAAAATGAAGCTGTTAGTTATTTGATTGACAAAACTCTTTATGACCAAGTAATTGCCGAAAATAATATCACAGCTGATATTTTCGATATCAACGAGTATATTGAAAAACTAGCTGCTTCAAATGGTATGGATATTTACACTTTTAAATCGGTTGTAAAACAAAAATATCCTGATTACTCTATTTTTGAAAATGAAGCAAAAGAGTCAGTTCTTAGACAAAAATTAATTCAAAAATTGGTTAAAGGTCAATTAGCAATTGCAACAGAAGAAGATATGCAACTTTATTATGAGAAAAATATAAATAGTTTTTCTACTGCAAAAAGTTTTGAAGTTGTTCAATATACTTCAAAAAATAAAGCTGCTTTAACTCAAACTTTAAAAAATCCTATGAGTGTTTCTTCAGAGGTACAAAGATCTCCTATTACATTAGAGACACAAAGTTTACAAGCTCAAATGCAATACTTATTAAATGAGACAAAAGTAAATACATTTACTCCAATATTTACAGCAAATAAACAGTTTGTAGCTTTATTTATTAAAGGGAAAAATGGTGTAACAGCTCTTCCATACGAAAGTGTTAAAGCAAAAATTTTTAATGATATTATGATGGAAAGAGAAAAAAAATATCTTAAAGAGTATTTTGAAAAACAAAAATTAACAGCAGATATAAAAATAGTTAGATAA
- a CDS encoding response regulator transcription factor — MKILLLEDNKKLNEAITKRLNLKGYNVLSFLDGKDAYEMVTEGFSCFILDINVPNIDGIKILKKIREYYNSLPVIIISASVELDVIKQAYDFGCNDFLKKPFFIDELEIKIEKLCNIQNDKIYFDENSYFDFKSSLVSINDEESRLTKKEKLLLNLFLTKKNQLISYESIENYVWEGNFASLESIRSLIRRVRKILNKDYIQTVVDTGYIFKTD; from the coding sequence ATGAAGATTTTACTTTTAGAAGATAACAAAAAATTAAATGAAGCAATTACAAAAAGATTAAATCTTAAAGGTTACAATGTTTTATCTTTTTTAGATGGAAAAGATGCTTATGAGATGGTAACCGAAGGATTTTCTTGTTTTATTTTGGACATTAATGTTCCAAATATTGATGGAATAAAAATATTAAAAAAGATTAGAGAATACTATAACTCTTTACCTGTAATTATAATTAGTGCTAGTGTTGAACTTGATGTTATAAAACAAGCTTATGATTTTGGCTGTAATGATTTTTTGAAAAAGCCTTTTTTTATAGATGAACTAGAAATAAAAATAGAAAAATTATGTAATATCCAAAATGATAAAATCTATTTTGATGAAAACTCATATTTTGATTTTAAATCCTCTTTAGTAAGTATAAATGATGAAGAGAGTAGATTAACCAAAAAAGAGAAACTTTTATTAAATCTATTTTTAACAAAAAAGAATCAACTTATTTCATATGAAAGTATAGAAAACTATGTTTGGGAAGGTAATTTTGCCTCTTTAGAATCAATACGAAGTCTAATTAGAAGAGTTAGAAAGATTTTAAATAAAGATTATATTCAAACTGTTGTTGATACGGGATATATATTTAAAACAGATTAA